One Tenebrio molitor chromosome 2, icTenMoli1.1, whole genome shotgun sequence genomic region harbors:
- the Dab gene encoding protein disabled isoform X9 gives MCQEALSDLKMAIRAAGEHKQRITINIAIDGLRLRDEKTGDSLYHHPVHKISFIAQDMTDSRAFGYIFGSPDTGHRFFGIKTDKAASQVVIAMRDLFQVVFALKKKEIELAKQHLDKNRFTSSPLFSDPSVSTTKLQAVLQETSKNVTNDSKTSQSSEIKSGGTAVADLVDLELELSSLQQGLNQMERITPSDPFGSKDDPFGDSFTSYTKPILPPPPPSGRDRSNRTSESSNVFSPRTPHTVSSLDASCADPSLISSRETKNKKEVFAPDLSSSRQESNSNDWFNQSTTKNIFEEPTLVPEPTKDEKHEMTKQEILSQFDVFTELDPLGTGRSKPYIDKKHFFQELKNPPKKALNDLVSQAQQQEQSLLNRNLMQKIPKTNAQSNDFGTDPFGEDPFVTEDPFAETDFCKQDPFETEFASFKVKPFDMKSQAENLQIYQSNVTKSPKGSVIEKQLSLITSTTSPRTIPFTKQNTFDVQFDKFDSRRENKLLQLHENPSLDISSESECAPEPPPRPESTLLQIKPPPLPPKKLGNDLSVKPPPRPPHVEDSHYDYMDDYETAPNSLEFIKSMDKSPPIPVPVRKSKFESDFGAAPDRPKKQFNVQSSEEDYLTPISFAEQKNVRGTAPVLLPPPQRSVKKQNMAQVTVASYLETKPNLTTSTATDNLSCSLEGLDITLSQLTLSGLNELATKLNIPTNQLSNMTLVQLTNYLSNFIKSKTCNDTSSNIYVEANSNNEIPTFNADFAANFNNLNSNTAVSKSESYDRYAVFRELMNEEIKQTKIDTEPEELKEEKENPPSSVDSNINNIYTTIDNTERTDKYAALREIVESELKLGESELKDANKNENEQNILNEEANEDHDETSIINIENKLIDEKREKPASPTYNLIEYSAPVESKDAKATNQIKSPKSPVNKVTKSPVPIAITEIMQNNARLNSGSLSDVVSGSSPEVDNTGSNSEMGKKIEDAAGESWAIFDQSNIAAESVKEKQAVQSEEGVSPWSSDSKEFGNGSPPEWRRGDSGSGGDQWTKRRIRREQEGWWDTSAEPEMQYYPANRRSTDSYEEEYYECYEKPRRRKQTGYVHGGKGTGGHSSSSRDVSPWEEEPRRRDAREQRTGWMKHARQHSFEKHRDRRHTDSWDEEDDYEYEDEHVSRFHRSDRQKWELERERYNLGNREHDVDRWEDEWGDERRHRRRWDGERDRWCCPDWDQSEHDKPPNRYAIGRWPNMDGPPGMWRDRKHDERYYSRESQESPWEDDYSNEAEEIPSPHYLTAKRNWKRPSSASEMDRKTGEIKSRHYLPTGGSDGERDRRYKPGRRSRSRDSQYSELAHRHKTDTGTTLRGLHRSKQYSKQFENDFADAPSKKQVDNTKLDHSNKKSATLATRKKTKDSPKGEVNIVNTFPRKASRAKSLFENDFVPSEDSPVGVRVEGKFNFENEFETSEAESPTIVSKTIKGLRQQSMFEKAQMDGESRKDDCRQRSLKELKLSPRLQSKSKSLFEDDFSLSGKTESLPEDSSISSIKEEADPNEKESTFNANNFENATNSRKKKINKHRLSNSVHSDINIKKSESVNIFARESDPFDDDFFSENVSSNQEVELPARSSSKTTDLKWTDDFEDFDNEEKK, from the exons ATGTGCCAAGAAGCTCTCTCCGATTTAAAGATGGCAATTAGAGCTGCCGGAGAACATAAACAGAGAATAACAATTAATATTGCCATTGACGGTTTACGTTTAAGAGATGAGAAAACAGGC GATTCTCTGTATCACCATCCTGTACACAAAATATCTTTCATTGCTCAGGACATGACAGATTCAAGAGCTTTTGGTTATATATTCGGTTCTCCAGACACGGGCCAcagattttttggaattaaaacTGACAAAGCTGCTAGTCAA GTTGTTATCGCGATGAGAGATTTATTTCAAGTGGTGTTTGCTTTAAAGAAGAAGGAAATTGAGCTGGCCAAACAACATTTAGATAAAAATCGATTTACCAGTTCGCCATTATTTTCAGATCCATCAGTTTCCACTACAAAA TTGCAGGCTGTTTTGCAAGAAACTTcgaaaaatgtaacaaatgaCAGTAAAACTAGTCAGAGTTCCGAGATCAAATCGGGCGGTACTGCTGTGGCTGATTTGGTAGACCTCGAGTTAGAATTGAGTAGCTTGCAGCAAGGCCTTAATCAAATGGAAAGGATAACACCTTCCGATCCTTTTGGTTCTAAAGACGATCCTTTTGGCGACAGCTTTACTAGTTACACT AAACCGATTTTGCCACCTCCACCACCTTCAGGAAGAGACAGGTCAAACAGAACCTCAGAAAGTAGTAACGTTTTTAGTCCAAGAACCCCTCATACTGTGAGCAGTTTAGATGCAAGTTGTGCTGATCCCAGCCTGATCAGTTCGagagaaacaaaaaataaaaaggaggTTTTTGCCCCTGATCTCAGTAGTTCTCGCCAAGAATCAAACAGCAACGATTGGTTTAACCAGTCCAccacaaaaaacattttcgaaGAACCGACCTTAGTGCCTGAACCTACCAAAGATGAGAAGCATGAAATGACCAAACAAGAAATCTTATctcaatttgacgtttttacTGAATTAGATCCGCTCG GTACTGGTAGAAGTAAGCCATATATTGATAAGAAACATTTCTttcaagaattaaaaaatccaCCAAAAAAAGCACTCAATGATTTGGTGTCACAAGCTCAGCAACAGGAACAGAGTCTATTGAACAGGAATCTTATGCAAAAGATACCCAAAACGAACGCCCAATCGAACGATTTTGGTACCGATCCCTTCGGCGAAGATCCTTTCGTCACAGAAGACCCATTTGCAGAAACAGATTTCTGCAAGCAAGATCCCTTTGAAACGGAGTTTGCCAGTTTTAAAGTCAAACCTTTCGATATGAAAAGTCAAGccgaaaatttacaaatctatCAGTCCAACGTTACTAAATCGCCAAAAGGTTCCGTGATCGAGAAACAGTTGTCATTGATCACCAGTACCACGTCTCCCAGAACTATTCCTTTTACCAAACAAAATACGTTTGACGTGCAATTTGATaagttcgattccagaagagaaaataaattgttgcAACTTCACGAAAATCCCAGTTTAGACATATCGTCTGAATCGGAGTGCGCTCCAGAACCGCCCCCTAGACCTGAATCTACACTGCTACAAATAAAACCGCCACCTCTGCCCCCAAAGAAACTGGGAAACGATTTGTCTGTAAAGCCCCCTCCGAGACCACCCCACGTGGAAGATTCACATTACGACTACATGGACGATTACGAAACGGCTCCGAACAGTTTAGAATTCATCAAGAGTATGGATAAGAGTCCCCCGATACCGGTTCCGGTTAGAAAGTCAAAGTTTGAGTCAGACTTTGGTGCGGCTCCAGATAGGCCAAAAAAACAGTTCAATGTGCAATCAAGCGAAGAAGATTATTTGACTCCGATATCTTTTGCTGAACAGAAAAACGTCAGAGGGACAGCTCCGGTTCTGCTGCCGCCGCCTCAAAGATCAGTTAAGAAGCAGAACATGGCACAAGTCACTGTTGCATCTTACTTAGAGACTAAACCCAATTTGACGACAAGTACCGCGACTGACAATCTGTCGTGTTCTTTAGAAGGATTGGACATTACTTTAAGTCAGCTTACGTTAAGTGGTTTGAACGAGTTGGCAACCAAATTGAATATTCCCACAAACCAGTTGAGCAACATGACCTTGGTCCAACTGACGAATTATTTATCCAATTTTATCAAATCTAAAACCTGTAATGACACATCATCGAACATTTACGTTGAAGCCAACAGTAATAATGAAATACCGACTTTCAATGCAGATTTTGCGGCGAACTTTAACAACTTGAACAGCAACACGGCCGTGTCAAAATCTGAATCCTACGACCGATACGCCGTGTTCCGCGAGTTGATGAAcgaagaaataaaacaaaccaaaATCGACACCGAGCCAGAAGAATTGAAAGAGGAAAAGGAAAATCCACCCAGTTCGGTGGACAGCAACATCAATAATATTTACACAACCATCGACAATACCGAACGGACAGATAAATACGCAGCTCTGAGGGAGATCGTCGAGAGCGAATTGAAATTGGGTGAGTCGGAGTTGAAGGATGCCAACAAAAACGAGAACGAGCAGAATATTTTGAACGAAGAAGCAAATGAAGATCATGACGAGACCAGTATAATTAATATCGAAAATAAATTGATCGATGAGAAAAGAGAAAAACCTGCTTCACCAACTTATAACTTGATCGAGTACAGTGCTCCTGTGGAGAGTAAGGATGCTAAAGCGACAAATCAGATTAAATCGCCTAAATCGCCGGTGAACAAAGTAACCAAGAGTCCAGTTCCAATAGCAATTACTGAGATCATGCAGAACAATGCTCGATTGAATTCTGGATCGCTGTCCGACGTCGTGAGTGGAAGTTCGCCAGAGGTGGACAACACCGGCAGCAACTCCGAGATGGGGAAGAAAATCGAAGATGCGGCAG GTGAAAGTTGGGCAATCTTCGACCAAAGCAACATTGCAGCGGAGTCGGTGAAAGAAAAACAAGCGGTCCAGAGCGAGGAGGGGGTGTCGCCGTGGTCGAGCGATTCCAAAGAATTCGGTAATGGTTCGCCCCCCGAATGGAGACGCGGTGATTCGGGGAGCGGCGGTGACCAGTGGACGAAGAGACGCATCCGCAGGGAACAGGAGGGTTGGTGGGACACGTCCGCAGAACCTGAAA TGCAGTATTACCCGGCCAACCGCCGTTCCACCGACAGTTACGAAGAGGAATACTACGAATGTTACGAGAAACCCAGGCGTCGGAAACAGACGGGGTACGTGCACGGGGGGAAAGGAACCGGAGGACATTCGTCCAGTTCGAGGGATGTCAGTCCATGGGAGGAAGAACCGAGGCGGAGGGACGCCAGAGAACAGAGGACGGGGTGGATGAAGCATGCCAGGCAACATTCGTTCGAAAAACACAGAGACCGGAGGCATACGGACAGTTGGGACGAGGAAGATGACTACGA atacGAAGATGAACACGTTTCTCGATTTCATCGATCCGACCGCCAAAAATGGGAATTGGAAAGGGAGCGATACAATTTGGGCAACAGAGAACACGACGTGGACAGATGGGAAGACGAATGGGGTGATGAAAGAAGGCACAGACGCAGATGGGACGGAGAAAGAGATCGTTGGTGTTGCCCAGATTGGGACCAAAGCGAACACG atAAACCTCCCAATAGGTATGCGATCGGTCGATGGCCTAACATGGATGGCCCTCCGGGAATGTGGCGCGATCGCAAACACGACGAACGCTATTACAGTAGAGAGTCGCAAGAATCTCCTTGGGAGGATGATTATTCGAACGAGGCTGAAGAAATACCCTCTCCACATTATTTGACGGCCAAGAGAAACTGGAAAAGACCGAGTAGCGCTTCAGAAATGGATAGAAAAACTGGTGAAATCAAGTCGAGGCATTATTTACCAACAG GGGGGAGCGACGGCGAAAGAGATCGAAGATACAAACCGGGACGGAGGTCCAGAAGTAGGGACTCTCAATACTCGGAGCTCGCGCATCGCCACAAAACCGACACGGGCACGACATTACGAGGTCTTCACAGGAGCAAGCAGTATTCAAAACAGTTCGAGAATGACTTTGCCGACGCACCGTCGAAAAAACAGGTGGATAACACTAAGTTGGACCATAGCAATAAGAAAAGTGCGACTCTTGCCACAAGAAAAAAGACCAAAGACAGTCCAAAGGGTGAAGTGAACATCGTAAACACTTTCCCGCGGAAGGCGTCTCGCGCCAAGTCTTTATTTGAGAACGATTTTGTCCCGTCAGAGGACAGCCCGGTGGGGGTTCGAGTCGagggtaaatttaattttgaaaacgagTTCGAGACGTCGGAAGCCGAGTCGCCGACGATCGTGAGCAAAACGATTAAGGGACTGAGACAGCAGAGTATGTTCGAGAAGGCGCAGATGGACGGCGAGTCGAGGAAAGATGATTGTCGGCAGAGGTCGCTGAAAGAATTAAAACTATCGCCCCGATTGCAAAGCAAATCGAAATCTTTGTTCGAGGACGACTTTTCTCTGAGCGGAAAAACGGAGTCGCTACCCGAAGACAGCAGCATATCAAGCATCAAAGAAGAAGCAGACCCTAACGAAAAAGAGAGCACGTTTAACGcgaacaattttgaaaatgcaacGAATTCTCGGAAGAAAAAGATCAACAAACACAGACTCTCGAATAGCGTTCACTCTGATATTAACATAAAAAAGTCTGAatctgtaaatatttttgcccGAGAAAGCGATCCGTTtgatgatgatttttttagtGAAAATGTGTCTAGTAATCAAGAAGTGGAGCTCCCCGCACGAAGTTCTTCTAAGACAACTGATCTCAAGTGGACTGAcgattttgaagattttgatAATGAAGAAAAGAAATAG